From Lolium perenne isolate Kyuss_39 chromosome 5, Kyuss_2.0, whole genome shotgun sequence, a single genomic window includes:
- the LOC127303677 gene encoding ethylene-responsive transcription factor 1-like, which yields MPRRSNTTGVRERPSGAFYAENRSRPERINLSTYETAHEATRAYDVAAWRLGRPHAEMNFHDVWMQEQAEDLAPPPCLFTDEDKRHHKMLQRQLYHAVEDESLMAEWKRRFPADVQEMRAFYVEHKEVRKASRVARMKDKAELRAFILAQEAGPQTIGDNDDMWQDVFSSTPVSDTTVSAGSD from the coding sequence ATGCCGCGCCGCTCCAACACCACCGGCGTGCGGGAGCGCCCTAGCGGTGCGTTCTACGCGGAGAACCGTTCCAGGCCGGAACGGATCAACCTCAGCACGTACGAGACGGCGCACGAGGCGACGCGCGCCTACGATGTGGCGGCCTGGCGCCTCGGCCGCCCGCACGCGGAGATGAACTTCCATGACGTCTGGATGCAAGAGCAGGCGGAGGATCTGGCGCCGCCTCCGTGCCTCTTCACCGACGAGGACAAGCGCCACCACAAGATGCTACAACGGCAGCTCTACCACGCCGTCGAGGACGAGAGCCTCATGGCCGAGTGGAAGAGGCGCTTCCCAGCGGATGTCCAGGAGATGCGCGCCTTCTACGTCGAGCACAAGGAGGTGCGGAAGGCGAGCCGCGTCGCAAGGATGAAGGATAAAGCAGAGCTCCGCGCCTTCATCCTGGCGCAGGAGGCTGGCCCTCAGACGATCGGCGACAATGACGACATGTGGCAGGACGTGTTCTCCTCCACGCCGGTGTCCGACACCACTGTGTCTGCAGGATCGGACTAG